The DNA segment gtgtattttaaatattttttatattgattatttaagtatttaaatataagataaaaaataatatttacaactattttatagttttaaaaattttataataagaatgaTTTTGATAATGAATTAAGATGGGATGAgaggatataaaataaaagttaaaagttgaataaaatattattaaaatatttttttaatatatttttttatttaaaaattttaaaaaataaattatttattatattttatttaaaaattaaaaaaaattaaataatcagattcaaatgagataagatgctCGGTATCTTGCTCTTACACATTATCGAAACAAGATCTAAAGTCAGATTGGTCAGTAAAAATGTTACTTTTTTCTTGCTCGGTAGAAAAACAAATTGCAGAGACAACCAAACCTATCTGCCATATGTCCTCGGTATGAACAACTACGAAAACTAGCAGTGTTCCTCCTGCTCTACAATGGttatcttctctccctctccttctctctccaCAACTAACCACCCTTTTCTTACCCACCACCTTTGCTTTAGGTACTTTCTCTCTCTGCTTTTGTTAGTGTGAATTGTATGTATATAGTGATGTATGCATGCCTTTCTCTGTCCATGATATTTCTTTCTTTGCAATCAGAAACCAGACCAGAGCTACGCTAGACCACAAGAAGTGTAGAAAACATGAGAAATTCCAAATTTGTGCATGTGCTTCAAAACCCACTTTGGAAAATGAGTTTTGCAGACGGGACTTGGTGCTCTTCGGCCTCTCTTCTTCATTATCTGTAGTTTTCCCATCTTCAGGTACCCTCAGTTTCCACTTTACCAGCtctttgtttaataatttattcaagCATGGTtctgttttgtaatattctgGATTTAATATAGAGAGTGATGAATCGGATTCTAAATTTCTTGGAAGAGATAAGTTCTTACGGTGTACAATAATTCTAAGGATTCTAATTATAACCTTGACTAGTAAGTCGTTAGAAATGGTATCAAATCCAATCTCAGCCAGAAATGTAGGAAGTGATCCGTGACATCTACACTGGAATGGCTTGGCGAGAATGTCAAGGATTAAGGGGGTGGATTGTAATACCCCGGATTAAGTACAGGAGGATGGTGAACGAGATCCCATATTTCCTTGTAAATAAGTTTTTGCCTTTAATGATTTCGGAGGACTTAATTAGAACCTTGTTTGACGAGTCTTATGTGCTTTGGGCTTTCCTTGGATCCttcaatgtttatttttatacgCTTATGTATACGTTGAGAAATATTGCTTAATcctttaatttcagtttatatGAATTATCACATTGGCAAAGCCTCTCTTGCAGGTTCTCTTGCGGAGGAAGAGTTGAAAATGGCTTCACTGATTGATGATATAAATGCTTATTCTTATTTGTACCCAGTGGAGTTGCCATCTAAGAAGTTCATCTTCAAATGGTAGGTCTTTTGCATCAAACCTTGAAATTTTTACCGATATtccattaaaaatgaaaaagagaatcatgcatgccattttttttatttgatacaggaaaatattttcatcataaGTAAGCTAATGATTCCAAAGCATTTAAGGATGAGTTACAACTCATCTTTTCTCTTCCATGCAGATAAGATCATAAATATGAAAAGTTTTCACAGGTGTCTAAAATTAGTTAGTTTAAAATATCTGATGGCTAAATCCCTAAAACCTTTTCAAAACTACATGCTCTAGGGTCACCAAAAGCAAATACAGAGATTGCCCTTCCCAAAATCAAAATGCATTTGGTTATTTTATGCAAAAGCAAGTCAGTTCctctttatttatattgtaCATCCTTCGATTgcaattttacttatatatatatattgtacatCCTTAAATTGGCCATAAAAATTTCCCTTCCCAAAATCAAAATGCATTTGGCTATTTTATGCAAAAACAAGTCAGTTTCTCGTTATTTATATTGTACATCCTTAAATTTTAGGAACCTGACTCATTTCATATATGTCAAGGGTGGAATCTAGGAAGCCAGAACGCTATTCCTCAGCTGCACCACTGTCTCGTAAGTCCAGCTAACTTGCCTTTCTCTGCAGTAGGAttgataaaacttttttttggcAGCAGTCCCAATTTCCAAGTTTCACTTGGTGTATTTGGGTTTTGGATCACATAGGAACCATTTTGCAATCACTCTATTGAATAGAACAACATGAAGCAACAGAGATCACCTATGTAGTACTTATGGGTATTGTTTGGTTGTGACACAGCCGATGCACGCCTGCGCATTGTGTCAGAACGTGTTGACATAATTGATAATCTCATCATATCTATCTCGGTAACTTTTGATATAAGCATGTACTTGCTAAGTTAAATTCCTTTTGGTTATTTCTCAAGGTttatgatcttatttctttggTTCAGATAGGTCCCCCAAATTCTCAGTTCATAAAAGCAAAGGACAAGAGGACATGGACTGCAAAAGATGTTGCTGACTCAGTTTTGTCTGACAAGTCTGCCTTGGTAATTGATTCCGCCTGTTTCATATGTTCTAGCTCTTCTGTTTTAGGAAATGTATTTGGTGGGTCTAGACTTTATTGAGAACCATTAGAAAGCCTTGAAGTTTTATGggaaacttcattttttttaatccattcaCTTAGATTTTGGCCCAATTATTAAATAGCATTAAAACCTTTGAGAGGAGAGATTACCTACCTGCCAACGTAAATGCTTGTATGCTAATTGACAATGGTCTGTCACTATGTGCATGCATAATAATGTGTTCCAAGACAGCAAAGGTAAACCTGTcaaaattgaattttcattgttatGAAGTAAAAATCATGAGGACaacatatttataagttttgTTGTTTGGATGGAAGGAACAACACTGAAGATTGTACATCATTGTGGTGCTTCTGCTGTGATCAATCTCGTGGCCTGTTGGATTCCCTTCCAAAAGTTTGGCACCTTTGAAGTCGATTCTACTTTGAACTAACTTACTACTATATTTTTCAGCGAGTCACCTCAAGTCAGCGCATGGCTGAGAGTTCAGTTCTGGACGCACATTCTAGTGAAGTACCCTCTCAAACTTTTCTATGATTTTTAGTCCTCCAATATTGACCATAATGTAAAAGGATGCCAGAAAAAGTGCCAGAACTTGCACTGCAAAAAGCGTCGGTGCAAATTCTTGTTTTTGTTAGTACTTGTATACATATAAATGTGCAATACAtccatgcacacacacacacatgcatgtgTATCTGTGAGTGTGTTTTTGTGTCTTATGTGTATGTAGAACTTGATCAGTCACTTGTTCCAGATTGATGGGGAGCCATACTGGTACTATGAGTACCTTGTTCGTAAATCACCTACAAAATCTGTAAGTGTATATAGCTTCGTAGAACAAATGTATGAACATGGTGTTATGGTTTTTCAATGCTTCCATCAAATATGCAGGCTCAAGAACCAAACCTTTATCGACATTATGTTGCTTCAACAGCTGAACGAGATGGTATGAACCTACTATTTCCCAGTTCCACCATTCTTTGTTATGCAAGTTTCAAAATGTACAAAACTTAGTCATGCCTATTGTGAACGGTTTTTTTTATCCTGCTCTTGAACTTTCTTGAAATACATATGCTCATATCCAATTTGAAATTGGTGGAAGGCAAAAGTAGGAGTACTAGTGCTGATTTACTGTGATTTTTTGTCAGATTCAATAACTAAGTGAATTTATTTAGTGTGGCTGATATTTTTGCTCTACTCCAGGACCTTGGGCTTATGCTTGTGATTTTAATTCTTGCACTAGAAAGATTTTGCATTTGACTTGACACTGAATTGCAGGTTACTTGTACTCTCTAAATGCTTCAACCCTTGGCAAGCAGTGGAacaaggtctctctctctctctctctctctcacttgtgGGCATGTGTGTATACAAGTTGCACACACCTTATGATGATGGGAAAAACTGGGGGGAGTTTTCATTGAGAGTATTATAATATGTTGAGATCCCACTCGACCCAGTAGTATAGCAAACAGGTTTAAGCCAAATTACGGGTATTAATTACTCACTTGTGATTTCTTTCTAAGATCTCTCTTAACTTTATGCTCACGTGCAgggaccattttttttttttggggggggggggcgcaaaaatttgatatttttcattaacttaatctaaaattatgtaaaaataaaaataaaagggtattagatgtgtttttttttttaattccgtGTATGATTTATTCTccataaatcaaatatatgctCATTGATTCATCATGTATGCctaagtttttttaatttgatttattatgttgtatgtatgtttaAATTAGTTTTGAATATCATAATATGAATTTTCATGCAAAAGTTGAACAATACAGACAAGCCAAAAACTTTAAATTGTAAACATTGTTACGACTGGGtttcaaatacaaataaattGAACAGACTTTTCCAGTTTTTAATATTGTACTTGAGATAAGGTTTCGaaacaaattattatatgacaactttcttataaattatttgCTAGTCTATATTGATAAGGAATGTGAtaattaatatctttatttgTTGAAAGAACATTGAGATCAATTAGCCTGCTCACGAGTATCATGCATCATAACCATGCGTGCAAGCCACACACTGAATATAATAGCTTAAACTTATGGGTTTAGGCCCAATTATGCTCTGCTATATCAACTGCTTAAAACTAGTGTCGTCTTTTCAATATGCAATTTAACCTTTTTATAGTTACATGTATATACTCGTGATGTTCATAGAGAACAGATATGGTCCTATGTACTGGGTATTCTCAATTTTAGGGGGCATTACCTCAGGATATTATATGGTCTGATATTACAGGATTTTGGATTTTCATTGCAATTGAAACAAATCTGTTGTTTTGCATGCTTTTAAGGGCATGATGTACAATATACAAATACCATCAGTGTCTTGTATTCAATCTTTAATAATTAACAGGAAAATGATTTTATCTGATGCAGATGGGGCCTTTCTTGGAGAAAACTGTGGCATCTTTTCGCCTTAATCCTCCCACAGAAAATTATGTACCTCCATATAAGGACCCATGGAGATTTTGGTGAAATAGACTTTTGATCATTGAAATTTGGGTCAGGTTCAATTTTTGTTCCTGAAATTGAAGGAACTTAATAATTTCGTTTCTAAACAATGTTGTCTTGTTTGGTATGCCATATCAGATTGCAATCATTCCACGTCAGTGTTTTGCTAGGTGTACTGTTTGATAATGGATCAAACACAAGGAATATGATAATAACCCAAATGATTGcccagaaaaaataatattcagcATATCAAATGGTGATATGGTTATTCAAAGAACAGATCGATGCATAAAATGTGTGTTTATAAGTTAGAAAGGCAATTCccgaagaagggaaaaaaaaagggaaacgGAAATGGAGTAGATTGTAGATTTTGATTGCCTTCAAGAGACGGTATCGAGGCAAGTGAGATAACCCGTTTGGAAAGTAAATTCTTCTCAATTCACTCCATCTCATCAatacacttttttcaaattttcatacatttttttaaatttctatataaaatatagtaaaaaatttaattttttcaaatcttaacacactcataatatttaaaattaatattttaataatattttattctattcaattcaattcaacctAACAtcatagagagggagagagacgcTGGCCGGTGTGGACTCTTGTCTTTCACGATTTGCCTGGAGCTTTTTGTGTTGGAAGGAAAAGTGGAGAATTATTTGCTACTGGCCACATTGACGAAAATGCGAGTGGAAAACATTCATATTCCTATCGCAAAAGCCAGGAAAGAGTACCCATACAGAAAAAACCAGCAACCTTGCCATTTGTTATCTTTAATCACTTAACGTCAATTGATGATTTGTAgttaagactttttttttttttttgaaatggttgACATCTGAACTActtaaaatataggaaaatgtTATTCTCACTGACAATTGAATCCCGATTGTGTtccgataatttttttttagttaatgattaaaaaaatgttttaaaatgatgtgatttttatttttaaaaatgtttgaagtgtttaaaaaaaatgaatgaaagaaattaaaaacaaaacaaaattgcCCTTGTCGGGATGTGTCTTGTGCTACACCCTCGGTGAGTGTAGCGGTGTAGCactgctcatatatatatatatatatggccatGGAGGACAAAATtgcaaccaaaaagaaaaaacttcatCATTAAGtgggttttttattttcttggaagGGATTTTTCTAGGGATGAGGACAATCTTTGGGAAGTTTCTTGTGGAGGTCGATAAGTTGGTCCAAGCCTCGGAGTTGGAAGGTACCCGTTTCTTCTGGTGTGTTTTTACTGAATCTTGATACGGTTTATTGAGTGACTTCAGTAGTGTTTTCAGTCTTGAAAGTATTTCAAGAGTTTTTAGTTCCAGGTTCTAGATACGTAGGCTTCTACTGCAATGTGAACCGTGAAGCCCATGAGTTCATCTTCCCCGTAGGAACTCACTGCAACTCACTGCTTAGTTTGTGCTCACCTTATGCAGCAGATTTCCAAAACCATCAAATTGCTGGaagattaatttatttatccaaaaaaatcTCTATCAATCAATATCCCAAGAACTAAAAAAATACAGttttgtaatgaaaataaatatacttaAACTAAACATAAAAAGACGTAATACTTCTCATTGAAGTGTGCCCAGAAGCAAGAAATCCATCCAAGAAGAACAAAAGACTAGCTACTGCAAAATCTATCTAAGAAGACCcacaaacaagaaaatgatcGTATATGTACCCAAAAAAAATGCTAGAGAAATGTTGTTGAAGACCCAAAAAATATCCAGAAGAAATGCCGACTAAATCTCTCACCCACCCCGCTGCGACTCAGAGCTATGGGTACGTGATGACGGCGACCTCAACAACCGAACGGCGACAGCGATGAAGACGGCACGTTAGCAACGGCGTTCAGTTTCTTTGCAAGTTTCTTCAAAACGAAAAGATTATGATAAATTCTTTTctgttttaagttttttttttttttttaataatattatcgACTGACTGGCAACTGCCATGTCAGCCGCGAGGCCGCAGCGAGGACATGGGACGGTTGTCCCTAGCAGCTCTGTTTCAGTAATAACCAGAACAACACTCCTGAGCAACTGCATTAATTTTTCGTAGTGTCAAAGATTCCAGAAGATATGAGCAGCAacaaaatacagaaaaaaagaaaaagaaaacgaggTAACACTACAAAAATACACAGCTATCAAGTAGAACTACTTTCGCGTTTCGAAGGAAGAATATTCCAAGGACCAAAACTGCCGCAATGAAATGACCAACAATAAGATCAAAAAagccaaaagagagagaaatctcCTTAGGTCCATGGCATTACAACAAGAAGTTATCTTTCGCAAAACCAGAGCCGAGTTTATTTCGGATTGTCATCTGAACATTGAGAGATAAATGTATCTATATAGATGTTGAAGCTCAGTCTGTCAAAATCATATTCACCGCAATGGCTGCTGGTTGTAATggttcttctctttcttttttgctgcaGCAAGTCTTGCACTCCTTGCAGCAGCCTCTTGAGCAGCAGCTTTGGCAGCAGCATCCATCTCTTTActagatttcttcttcttcatagaTGCCATCTTCTTTAGTCGCTCCTTCACATCAACAGCAGATGCATCCTCCTCTGTCTGTTCAGCACCAGCAGCTTCATCTTGCCCATTGGTTGCATCTGAGTTGTTCGGCTGATCATGGGCTTCTTTACCCTCCTTGGAAGTTttatccttctttttcttcttcttggcACTTTTGGACTCAGCGGAgacattttccttcttctccccATCTGCATTAGGCTCCCCATCTTTCTTATCTTGTGCAACACCTGAAGATGCCagtaaaaaattcattttcaagaCACTATTTGGCATTATTAAGATCATGACAAAGGTTGCTAAATGCGTATGGCTGATCTACAGCTTAGGAGTCATAATTGCATCAAAAGTTAAGCAGGATAATCCGAAGCCAAAACATCAAAAGGACTAACTCTTACCATTATGCAAGATGCTAAAAAAACTTAAGGATTAATATCTCAAATTGATAGATTAGAAATAGGCCCTGAAATTACAAATAAATGTGGCGATTCAAGGACAAAAAATTGCAACCAACCCTAAGCTTCAGAGGGTATGATTCAcaatgcatatgcatatgcgcatacatgcatgcatgtctgtCTACCTGTGTTTGTGTGTGACAAAGGTGGGAGTGTTAAAAGAGTATTTCTATTGAATATGAAAAGTTCTATTGCATGACCCTAAAAAATACATTACTTAGATTCTTGGAGAAAGATCGTTTGtgattcaagttttttatttcttaaaaatagagTTCAAAACACacacgcgcacacacacacacacaaaaagtACAATTCAAAAAGGGGGACATGACCTTGATATTTTTAGTAACAAAACTGAAATAGGCGCgcataaaaatgactattttcatTTACAGATCATAGGTCAAATTTACCACTTGACTCATCTTGACCATTACTCTCTTTCTGGGTAACTGCAAAATCAGCCAAAAGGGCCTCAAGTTCTGCAagctccttcttctttctttctttttttgaaagctGCCTCTCTGCTTCCTTGGGTCGCTCAGAAACTTCAAAGGGTTTCTTCACCACTTGTTCTGGGTGTACAGGAAGCTcttgttcacgttcatgctcgTCCtctacatcatcatcatcgccTTCATCGAGAATATCTTCTTCACTCTCACTATCCTATAACAGCAAATAGATAAGCAATTTACGCTTCTATTACAGAGCATCAAACTAATTCTCCACTATTCACGTTATCATAGCAATGCAACCATAAATTTAACTTACAGTCATCTAAACAAGGCCAGTTC comes from the Carya illinoinensis cultivar Pawnee chromosome 8, C.illinoinensisPawnee_v1, whole genome shotgun sequence genome and includes:
- the LOC122274335 gene encoding psbP domain-containing protein 5, chloroplastic-like isoform X2, which produces MVIFSPSPSLSTTNHPFLTHHLCFRNQTRATLDHKKCRKHEKFQICACASKPTLENEFCRRDLVLFGLSSSLSVVFPSSGSLAEEELKMASLIDDINAYSYLYPVELPSKKFIFKWKPERYSSAAPLSPDARLRIVSERVDIIDNLIISISIGPPNSQFIKAKDKRTWTAKDVADSVLSDKSALRVTSSQRMAESSVLDAHSSEIDGEPYWYYEYLVRKSPTKSAQEPNLYRHYVASTAERDGYLYSLNASTLGKQWNKMGPFLEKTVASFRLNPPTENYVPPYKDPWRFW
- the LOC122274335 gene encoding psbP domain-containing protein 5, chloroplastic-like isoform X1 — translated: MVIFSPSPSLSTTNHPFLTHHLCFRNQTRATLDHKKCRKHEKFQICACASKPTLENEFCRRDLVLFGLSSSLSVVFPSSGSLAEEELKMASLIDDINAYSYLYPVELPSKKFIFKWVESRKPERYSSAAPLSPDARLRIVSERVDIIDNLIISISIGPPNSQFIKAKDKRTWTAKDVADSVLSDKSALRVTSSQRMAESSVLDAHSSEIDGEPYWYYEYLVRKSPTKSAQEPNLYRHYVASTAERDGYLYSLNASTLGKQWNKMGPFLEKTVASFRLNPPTENYVPPYKDPWRFW
- the LOC122318386 gene encoding tol-Pal system protein TolA-like, encoding MVGGGSRRDEGSIVINNTNVFAALETLRKKKKSDKDRKSSKGSSKAQSASAAAQPEPQVFWAPAPLNAKSWADVDDEDDDDYYATAAPPQAVWGAPDQHEQQDKEQASHLEDSESEEDILDEGDDDDVEDEHEREQELPVHPEQVVKKPFEVSERPKEAERQLSKKERKKKELAELEALLADFAVTQKESNGQDESSGVAQDKKDGEPNADGEKKENVSAESKSAKKKKKKDKTSKEGKEAHDQPNNSDATNGQDEAAGAEQTEEDASAVDVKERLKKMASMKKKKSSKEMDAAAKAAAQEAAARSARLAAAKKKEKNHYNQQPLR